One genomic region from Leptolyngbyaceae cyanobacterium JSC-12 encodes:
- a CDS encoding acetyltransferase (IMG reference gene:2510096885~PFAM: Acetyltransferase (GNAT) family) encodes MTAYLSTYRIRLYSGEADLPAIAHLINTCKTADSLDDFASVEELGHRFASPDFDISQDLRLWEDGLGEICAIAQCWLPEATDVQNCFLWFSIRPDMREIGLEIEVLTWAEARVKQVAQQRNVSAQLRSGARNDQVVRLNFLKQQNFVVDRHFYRMARSLTEPIPEPQLPAGFYVRPLQGVTEAAAWVEMFNQTFIDHWNFHPLTVEDRKHWMEDSAYVPELDLVVVAPDGTLAAFCYNLIYVQENDRTGRKEGWIADLGTRRGFRRIGLGRAMLLTGMLALKARGMEIALLGVDSENPSGAFNLYQSVGFRQRYSFISHVKFL; translated from the coding sequence GTGACAGCCTATTTATCGACGTATCGGATTCGACTATACAGTGGTGAGGCGGATTTACCCGCGATCGCCCACTTGATCAATACCTGCAAAACGGCTGATAGCCTGGATGATTTTGCCTCAGTTGAAGAGTTAGGCCACAGATTTGCCAGCCCTGATTTTGATATCAGCCAAGACTTGCGGCTCTGGGAAGATGGACTTGGAGAGATTTGTGCGATCGCGCAGTGCTGGTTGCCTGAAGCAACGGATGTGCAAAACTGTTTTCTGTGGTTCAGCATTCGTCCTGATATGCGCGAGATTGGGCTTGAGATTGAAGTGTTGACTTGGGCAGAAGCACGAGTAAAGCAGGTTGCTCAACAACGCAATGTTTCGGCTCAACTTCGTTCTGGTGCCCGTAATGATCAGGTTGTGCGTCTTAATTTTCTCAAACAGCAAAATTTTGTAGTTGATCGGCACTTTTATCGCATGGCGCGATCGCTGACGGAGCCAATCCCTGAACCGCAGTTACCTGCTGGCTTTTATGTGCGTCCCTTGCAAGGAGTTACCGAAGCCGCAGCCTGGGTGGAAATGTTCAACCAAACCTTTATCGACCACTGGAATTTTCACCCCTTAACTGTGGAAGATCGCAAACACTGGATGGAAGATTCAGCCTATGTTCCAGAGTTGGATCTGGTTGTGGTTGCCCCAGATGGTACGCTGGCTGCCTTTTGCTACAACCTGATTTATGTTCAAGAGAACGATCGCACCGGAAGAAAGGAAGGCTGGATTGCTGATCTGGGTACTCGTCGTGGATTCCGCCGGATAGGATTGGGGCGAGCCATGTTATTAACTGGGATGCTGGCGTTGAAGGCAAGAGGCATGGAAATTGCGCTGCTGGGTGTAGATTCCGAAAATCCTTCTGGTGCTTTCAACCTCTACCAATCCGTGGGATTTCGCCAGCGCTACAGTTTCATCTCTCATGTCAAATTTTTGTAA
- a CDS encoding hypothetical protein (IMG reference gene:2510096886), which produces MAYSCKLGTGRMLYLDNANGQTMVTLSSSASGQQQQASSSFLTGTWTATPEVYLTTDGAVVKLQSERGSHYIRVHGSSIGVSEAFSLDALEQMQVQQISGFPASSSVMESMKPMEPMKPMKPMTMGDMQMSMNPMEMRMGNMEMRMGTAASAPAVSTAQRFCSQCGTPVKLEDRFCSNCGHRLGN; this is translated from the coding sequence ATGGCATACAGTTGCAAGTTGGGCACTGGTCGCATGTTGTACCTAGACAACGCCAATGGGCAAACAATGGTCACCCTATCTAGTTCTGCCTCTGGACAGCAACAGCAAGCCAGCAGCAGTTTTCTCACGGGCACGTGGACTGCTACTCCAGAAGTGTACCTAACAACTGATGGTGCCGTCGTGAAATTGCAGAGCGAACGGGGTTCCCATTACATTCGCGTACACGGTAGCAGCATAGGTGTAAGTGAGGCGTTTTCACTCGATGCTCTGGAACAAATGCAGGTGCAGCAAATTTCTGGTTTTCCGGCATCTTCCTCAGTTATGGAATCGATGAAACCGATGGAGCCAATGAAACCGATGAAGCCAATGACGATGGGTGATATGCAGATGAGCATGAACCCAATGGAAATGCGGATGGGCAATATGGAAATGCGAATGGGAACTGCCGCTTCTGCGCCTGCTGTTTCAACGGCTCAACGGTTTTGTAGCCAGTGTGGAACTCCTGTTAAGCTAGAAGACCGCTTCTGTTCAAATTGTGGGCATCGGTTGGGGAATTAG
- a CDS encoding Protein of unknown function (DUF3318) (IMG reference gene:2510096890~PFAM: Protein of unknown function (DUF3318)) produces the protein MTSYASSTARAEMSELRRLRGLLPPELQSWVSVEATTAVNPPLIVSEEIGKDEVEVQIDMVKWEQLATDQRNLLFWHEVGRIQNDTIPKDGWEMAALAIGLGGAVGELWVQDGLLLILALALCGVSGWRLWQKNNSDKVIQELIDADERAIVLATRFGYSLPNAYKSLGSALKTLIEQSPKKKLRSRYEARLDALKKSAAKAKAKMKEQTVEEY, from the coding sequence ATGACATCATACGCATCTTCTACAGCCAGAGCTGAAATGAGTGAACTGCGTCGCTTGAGGGGCTTGTTGCCGCCGGAACTGCAAAGTTGGGTTTCGGTGGAAGCAACTACGGCGGTCAATCCTCCCCTGATTGTGAGTGAGGAGATTGGCAAAGACGAAGTGGAAGTGCAAATCGATATGGTGAAGTGGGAGCAACTCGCAACTGACCAGCGGAATTTGCTGTTCTGGCACGAAGTTGGACGGATTCAGAATGACACAATCCCAAAAGACGGGTGGGAAATGGCAGCACTGGCGATTGGTCTGGGTGGTGCTGTGGGCGAGTTATGGGTACAAGATGGGTTGCTGCTGATTTTGGCGCTGGCGCTATGTGGCGTTTCAGGCTGGCGACTGTGGCAGAAGAACAACAGTGATAAAGTGATTCAGGAATTGATCGATGCAGACGAACGGGCGATCGTGCTAGCGACCCGCTTCGGTTACTCGCTGCCAAACGCTTACAAAAGTTTAGGAAGTGCACTCAAAACTCTGATCGAGCAGTCTCCCAAGAAGAAATTACGTTCTCGATACGAAGCCCGGCTGGATGCACTGAAGAAGAGTGCCGCCAAAGCCAAAGCCAAGATGAAGGAGCAAACGGTAGAAGAGTATTAG
- a CDS encoding putative membrane protein (IMG reference gene:2510096884~PFAM: Protein of unknown function (DUF1622)), whose product MSPKLFGETIVQRGKLAKSMTTMLRIVAESAPFAVGESRLEALLKELLTQFAGLLELTLETIAILVVAIAVAIALKRLFHHKTKGKNHHLQEQIRLEFGQTLALSLEFQLAADIVATAVSPNWNDVAKLAAITSIRTFLNYFLQREVQELQTIAQKSSTRAEDDI is encoded by the coding sequence ATGTCTCCAAAACTCTTTGGTGAAACAATAGTCCAGAGAGGTAAATTGGCAAAGAGTATGACAACCATGCTGAGGATTGTGGCTGAGAGCGCACCGTTTGCTGTAGGGGAAAGCAGGCTTGAGGCGTTGCTGAAAGAATTATTAACGCAATTTGCAGGACTTTTGGAGCTAACTTTAGAAACAATCGCAATTCTCGTTGTGGCGATCGCGGTGGCAATTGCGCTCAAGCGTTTATTCCACCACAAAACCAAAGGCAAAAATCATCATTTGCAAGAACAGATTCGCCTGGAGTTTGGGCAAACTCTAGCCTTATCGTTAGAGTTTCAGCTTGCTGCAGACATTGTGGCAACAGCCGTTTCACCTAATTGGAATGATGTCGCAAAATTGGCAGCGATCACGAGTATTCGGACATTTCTCAACTACTTTTTGCAGCGAGAAGTGCAAGAACTCCAAACAATCGCCCAAAAGAGTTCCACCAGAGCGGAGGACGACATCTAG
- a CDS encoding ATP:corrinoid adenosyltransferase (IMG reference gene:2510096887~PFAM: ATP:corrinoid adenosyltransferase BtuR/CobO/CobP~TIGRFAM: cob(I)alamin adenosyltransferase): MVRNEVGIRTAQARSERLVGQIHVYDGAGKGKSQAALGVVLRSIGLGIHTDWQTRVLLLRFLKGPGRTYDEDAAIEALQRGFPHLIDQVRTGRAEFFNAEEITRFDKLEAQRGWDVAKGAIASGLYSVVVLDELNPVLDLGLLPVNEVVSTLKRKPEHMEVIATGRAAPQPLLDIADLHSEMRPHYHPTAKDQGIDGIEIYTGEGKGKSTSALGKALQAIGRGIGQDKSHRVLIMQWLKGGTGYTEDAAIAALRQIYPNLVDHQRCGRDAIVWRGQQQELDYVEAERGWEIARAAIASGLYKTIILDELNPTVDLELLPQEPIVQALLRKPRDTEIIITGRCKHPPAYFDLASVHSEMICHKHYAEKGIDLKRGVDF, translated from the coding sequence ATGGTACGAAACGAAGTGGGGATTCGCACGGCGCAGGCTCGCTCAGAGCGGTTAGTTGGGCAAATCCATGTGTATGACGGGGCAGGCAAAGGTAAATCTCAGGCGGCGCTGGGGGTTGTGTTGCGCTCAATTGGGTTAGGCATTCATACCGACTGGCAAACCCGTGTGCTGCTGTTACGGTTTTTGAAGGGCCCCGGACGCACCTACGACGAAGACGCGGCGATCGAAGCCTTGCAACGGGGCTTTCCCCACTTAATTGATCAGGTGAGAACAGGACGAGCGGAGTTTTTTAATGCGGAAGAAATTACCCGTTTTGATAAGCTAGAAGCCCAACGCGGCTGGGATGTAGCAAAAGGAGCGATCGCGTCCGGGTTGTATTCGGTTGTTGTGCTGGATGAACTCAACCCAGTGCTGGATCTAGGTTTGCTGCCTGTAAATGAAGTGGTAAGCACACTCAAACGCAAACCGGAACACATGGAAGTTATCGCTACTGGACGCGCCGCACCTCAACCCTTGCTGGATATTGCCGATCTGCACTCCGAAATGCGCCCCCATTACCACCCGACTGCTAAAGATCAGGGCATCGACGGGATTGAGATTTACACGGGTGAGGGTAAGGGTAAATCAACCAGTGCATTGGGCAAAGCATTACAGGCAATCGGGCGCGGCATTGGGCAGGATAAATCTCATCGGGTGTTGATTATGCAATGGTTAAAGGGCGGTACTGGCTACACTGAAGATGCCGCGATCGCTGCTTTGCGCCAAATCTACCCTAACTTGGTGGATCATCAACGCTGCGGACGAGATGCGATTGTTTGGCGGGGACAGCAACAAGAACTGGATTATGTGGAAGCGGAGCGCGGATGGGAAATTGCCAGAGCGGCGATCGCCTCTGGTCTCTATAAAACCATTATTCTAGATGAGTTAAATCCCACGGTTGACTTAGAGTTGCTACCGCAAGAACCCATCGTGCAAGCGCTCTTACGCAAACCCCGCGACACCGAAATTATCATTACTGGACGCTGCAAACATCCCCCTGCCTACTTTGATCTTGCCAGTGTCCACTCTGAAATGATCTGCCACAAACACTATGCCGAAAAAGGCATCGATTTGAAACGCGGAGTTGATTTCTAG
- a CDS encoding Pyridoxamine 5'-phosphate oxidase (IMG reference gene:2510096888~PFAM: Pyridoxamine 5'-phosphate oxidase), with product MAKVFDHITEELQRFIAAQPLFFVATAPLSATGHVNLSPKGLDSFRVLSSKQVAYLDLTGSGNETSAHLLENGRITFMFCAFQGAPLILRLYGQGRVVLPTSDDWQGLFSQFLPIPGTRQIIVAEINRVQTSCGNGVPLMEFAEQRQIMVDWAMKKGEDGLRAYHREKNCVSVDGLPTPLAKILN from the coding sequence ATGGCAAAAGTGTTTGATCACATTACTGAGGAGCTACAGCGATTCATTGCAGCACAACCGCTATTTTTTGTGGCAACGGCTCCCCTCAGTGCCACTGGGCACGTTAACCTGTCGCCCAAAGGGCTAGATAGCTTTCGAGTGTTATCTTCTAAGCAGGTTGCCTATTTGGATTTGACTGGTAGCGGCAACGAAACTTCCGCTCACCTACTAGAAAATGGACGCATTACCTTCATGTTTTGCGCTTTTCAAGGAGCACCGCTGATTTTGCGCCTATACGGGCAGGGACGGGTAGTGCTACCAACTTCGGATGACTGGCAGGGCTTGTTCTCCCAATTTCTGCCTATTCCAGGAACGCGCCAGATTATTGTGGCAGAGATTAACCGAGTGCAAACCTCTTGTGGCAATGGGGTACCTTTGATGGAATTTGCCGAGCAGCGCCAAATCATGGTGGATTGGGCAATGAAGAAAGGGGAAGACGGCTTGCGAGCTTATCACCGTGAGAAAAATTGCGTCAGTGTGGATGGATTACCAACTCCACTAGCTAAGATTCTGAATTGA
- a CDS encoding hypothetical protein (IMG reference gene:2510096889): MVSDSTSGRRVQHSSPKIAEFVGTLIAVLTLTLPAVVVAQYSSRPDISTIAPYAVSRSNNR; this comes from the coding sequence ATGGTTTCGGACAGTACCTCTGGCAGGCGGGTTCAGCACTCATCTCCCAAAATTGCAGAGTTTGTAGGAACATTGATTGCCGTTCTGACTCTCACCCTGCCTGCCGTTGTGGTGGCTCAGTATTCCAGTCGCCCTGATATATCCACGATCGCGCCTTATGCGGTTTCACGCTCTAATAATCGTTAG